The Oceanispirochaeta sp. M1 genome segment CGACAATTGATTCCAGTGATCTGAAAGCATTGGGAAATCTTCTTCCCTGGAATATCAATTTCTGATTACAATGCGCTGTTATTAGCGCTTACAGATGTTTGAATCGCCCTGAATTTGCCGAAGACTAAAATCTGTGACAAGATTAAGGTATGGCAAAGATGAAAAAGTATTCAAAAGAAGTTCAAGAGAGAACAGTGAAACTTGTTTTTGAGCATGAAAATTAATATCACTATTTCTCTAATTTATTAAAGCATTACATTCAATATTTAGTTACATCTATGTCTACTTTTTGTAGGGCAAATCAACAAAAAATAGAATACACCTAATATTTTATATTTAGTTAAGGAAACTTACATGAGCTATGAAAAAAGAATAACCACGTTACTAATTTTTATGAATATGACTCTTGCCTTATTTTCAGAAACAAAATCAGTTGAAAATATTCTAGAGGAATATAATTCTGAAGAAATAACTAGAAATGAAGCTATAGAGATTATGGAAACTCTAAAAGAAGCGGGATATAAACCAGGGCCTATACTTGATCAACTCATAGATGACCAGGGATTTGACTCTTTTAAATTAAAAGAATTATCTCCACCACCTGGAAATATAAATGAAGATAAATTGTTATCAAAAGAGAAAGGAGATAGGAAACATAATTCAGGGAAAATATACCCTACTTTAGAATTTAAATTTGAAAATACAGATTTTTCATTAACAAGTTCTGCTGTAATAGATGGAGAGTTACAAGAAGAGTTTAAGGGCGAAGAAAAGATAAACGGCATTGAAAAATCAATACCACTTAAATGGGATAATGTTCCGGAAGGAACTACTAGTCTTGCTGTAATTATGTATCACTATCCAAGAGTTGATGATAAAAGCAGTGTAAATACATATCTTTTATTATGGAATATCAAACCATCGGTCACTGAAATAAAACATGGCGAAGCTGATGATGGTGAATGGTGTATGGGATCTAATAAAGATGGAAATACAATTTCCTATACTTCCCCGAATAGTCCTTCTGCCGGAGAACATGTCTATCAGATATCAATATTTGCTTTGAGTCAGCCACTAAAAAATCTACCAGAAGAAAGTTCTCTAGAAGTTGACTTTGATCTCTTTATGAGTGCTATTGAAAGCAATGAAGTCGTTGGTAAAGCAGACCTTATATTTAAGG includes the following:
- a CDS encoding YbhB/YbcL family Raf kinase inhibitor-like protein, giving the protein MSYEKRITTLLIFMNMTLALFSETKSVENILEEYNSEEITRNEAIEIMETLKEAGYKPGPILDQLIDDQGFDSFKLKELSPPPGNINEDKLLSKEKGDRKHNSGKIYPTLEFKFENTDFSLTSSAVIDGELQEEFKGEEKINGIEKSIPLKWDNVPEGTTSLAVIMYHYPRVDDKSSVNTYLLLWNIKPSVTEIKHGEADDGEWCMGSNKDGNTISYTSPNSPSAGEHVYQISIFALSQPLKNLPEESSLEVDFDLFMSAIESNEVVGKADLIFKDINH